Part of the Fusarium verticillioides 7600 chromosome 10, whole genome shotgun sequence genome is shown below.
aatcTAAGATTTTAAATAAATTTAAGATTTTTAAAGTGTAAAAAATAGAAAATAAtcttttataaatataattataaaggAAATTTTTCTTTAATAATACTaaagaatatatatataaaataaagcctttattatatttataaaggaattatttataatataagtCCTCTTTATATTAAAGAACCTAATAGTACTATAGAAAGAATAAATAGAACTATATTAACTATAATTAAGGCTTTATTATTTATAGCTAATTTACCTACTTATCTATAGGGAAAAGCTTTAAAAGctactatatatatatataataaaagcCTATATTCTACTTTAAAAAATAATTTAAATCCCTTAAAAGCTAAAgataatattatattaaatttaaaagatttatataatattaagaCCTTTAGCtttatagtatattataaaaataataaCCTTATATCTAAATTAAATACTAGAGCTTATAAAGAAGTTATTATAAGTTATTTACTTAATAGTTATAAAATTTAGgattttaataaaaagaagGTTATTATATCTAGAGATATAACTATTATAGAAAATAGTTTTTTAGAAAAgaatattaataaaaaaataaCTTTTAATAATTTACTTTAAATTAATAAACCTATAAATAAAGAAATttaacttaatataatatataaagataaGCTTAAAATAATAATAGAAATACTTAAAAAGCCTATTAATTTTTATCACAGCAATGGTAGAATTCCCTACCTATATTAAATATAgtaaaaaataataatataatGTCACTAAAGGGATTATtaaaaaagttaaaatatcTTTACagtaatatataaagtatagctaataaggtcttataataaaaataatataatataatacttattttttagtatattatatataaggcattatatataatattaaaaaaatataataactttaaaagcaaGTCTTAAGGTTATATAGTACTACTGcctttaactttataatCTAACTAAATAAGTAGCCTTAAtctataaatataaaaagatatttccTATAGCCTTAATAGGCTAAATgccttctttattattacctaGTTAAGGCAATTAATACTAAGGCTTTAACCTTAAAGGCCTAATTCTAAATAagctaaagattataaaaactaatataaaatataatactatataattaatattaataatagctataactatcTAATTAAAGCaattaatacttatatatcTAGCTCTTTAACTAAAATCTATagctttaagcttaatattatattaatcTTTTAATCCTTcttaaagtattataaaattataagAAAATACCtactatatattaataaactattaataatatagtaagttaattttataatctttagctATTAAGTATAGCTACTTAGTATTAATAGAAATAGAACTAAAGATAAAGCCTTTAGTAACTATATTATAGATtagatatatatattaaagGACTTAATAAATTACCTAGAATAGGGTTAATGCCTATTAAGGTAATAGCAGGCCtttattaatagtattatattaggCAGTAGtaatagttaatattagctatagttTATAGAGTTAAGATATATAATTATAGTagttaaattataaatataaatattatattatagggATTAAGGGCTATTATAGTATAAAGGAGGGGAAGTAAAGGGGGAAAGAGAGGTAAAAAGGTAAATTAGGAAATAAAGGTTTTAATATTAGGGgaaaaactataaatattagCAGGCTAAAGCTAGCTTAATAAGTTAGTAATAGATTAGATTAGGTTATAAGGTAATATAAAGCAGTATaaagaatataaattaaaggTAAATATAGTTAATTAATACTTAAGTTAAGTAAAATATAAAGAATTAAGTAAGTTCtatatattaaagtttttctataaactttaataatttcttactaaggaaatattaataagaaagttatataatttaagttatataataattatataataaggattatatatattagatttttactttttaattagataatttataatatattataaaaaacCTTACTTTTCTattttagctttataagcctagcTAAGCCTAGTGCCTTTTAAATTAGGtaaaaagtatattatatttttctttaaatTTTAGtagtttttataatagtctttttattattattaagGCTACCCCTTTTTAAGAATTATAATACCTGCTTTTTTATAGAGTTTATATAAGACTCTAGATTTCCTACTTCtagaactccttctttcttagaTACTTATTaacttttctattatataatatatattattaaatttaaaAAAATTCACTCTATTTAATAGACctacttttatcttataaatcctaccctatgccttattattTAGTAGTTATAACCTTTTATCTATCTaattcctcttcttctaccTTATTAGTTACTATAGTATatcctactacttatagtgaatttattggctattttattcaagCCTTAACAATATCCAAGTGCCAATGACTATGCCATTCACATTCGAGACTGGGAAGCCGATTGGTTTCTCGAAAATACAGTAGAGGTATTATGGTCTTCTCTATCCCAGTTTCAATTCGAACTGTTTGTAACATCGCTGGTCAAATTGCTCGCTTTGATATGCTAGCATGCTAGTGCTAAACCTTGTTCGAATTCGATAAATGCCAAAATACAAACCGCCCCGATTGACTACTTTTACAAAACTGAAGCGTAAAATGTCCTGTAATAATAAATTGATTTCCAAATATCAGACTAAGAATTCTATTAAGTACCACGCATGTAAACTATTTATCCAAGATCAAAGTCTGTGATTGAAGTTAAAAATAGGGGTTTAGGGTATGGGATGAAAGTGTTTAACCGATAAGATAAGCTGATAAGATAAACACTGATCTGTCCCGCACGTCACAAGCAAAACCACTCAACGCGTGCCACGGCACAGGGACCCAGGCTACCAGGTCACCCCATGTCACCAGATCTCTGATCCTCCCATCTCGGCAATGACGTAAACGAAATAAACTCGTGTTAAACGCATTAACGTTCATCTGATCTCCAAAATTACCCAAACCTCTCCAATCCCCATAAAGCCCGTCCCTAGCGCCTCGGAATCACCGGCGCACATACAAAAATAGCATCACGCTTACCAAGAACCGGTCTAGAACGCCTCGCCAACATGGGTCAATACGAGCAGAAAAACCAAGCCCACCCCTGCAAGGAAAAGGGGCCCGTCCAATTTAAATAAACACTCACTCTTCCCCaaacttttttttcccttATCCATCTCTTGGCTCGTCACTCGCTTATTCATCACTTTCGTTATACTTTATTTCTATCAATATGAAGCTTTTTGGATCTATTGGCGCTGTTGCAGCGGCCTTGATGCTGCTTCCTGGTCAGGCTTTGGCTGGACAGTACAAGGGCTTCAGTATGGGTGCCAACAGGGCTGATGGCGCTTGCAAGTACACTGCGGATTGGAAGAAGGATTTTCAGACGATCAAGAGCTGGAACAAGGGTTTCAACGCTGTGCGCCTTTACTCCGCCGATGACTGCAACAGTGAGTTCACCCACCCCTGCACACAATAAGATCGACGACACATACTTATGGATTTTAGCACTGGTCAAGGCTGTCCCCGCCGCCAAGCAGACCGGCATGAAGATCCTTGTCGGCGTCTGGGCCACAGACGACGCTCACTTCGGCCGCGACAAGGCCGCTCTTCTCAAGGTGATCAAGCAGTACGGCACCGACTGGATCGCCGCTATCTCCGTCGGCTCCGAGGACCTGTACCGCAAGGACATCTCCCCCGACAAGCTCGCCCAGCAGATCTACGACGTGCGCGGCATGGTGCGCCAGTTcaacaagaacctcaaggtcGGCCACACCGACACATGGACCGCCTGGGTCGACGGGCGCAACGACGTTGTCACCAAGGCGTGCGACattgccatcaccaacggGTTCCCTTACTGGCAGGGCGTTCCGATCAAGGAGGCtctgcagaagaagacgTTCCAGAACTCGTACTGGAGTGTGCAGAAGCACGTCAAGGCTGTTAACAGCAAGGCTGCTGTTTGGGTTGGTGAGACGGGTTGGCCGACCAAAGGACCTAACTACCAGAAGGCTGCTGCTACTACGGCTAGTCTGCAGAGTTACTATAACAATGTTGGGTGCTGGTTGtggcagcagaaggatgcTAGTGGGTTCTGGTTCACTGCTTTTGATGCGCCGCTTGCTACtcctgaggttgagaagtaCTTTGGTATTGCGAACAAGGAccgcaagctcaagttcaCCCTCACTTGCTAGATGGGGCGTATCTGATTTCGAGTATATTTTTGGACATGAGAGGGATCTGGCTGGGAAACAGGCGCTGGAGACTCATAGCATATACATTCATTCATAGACTATTTCATTCAAAAGCCAGCGGGGTAAAAATATAATGGCATTGTAATTCACTGTCACTATCTCACTCGTACCATGCGTCTATGATCTCTGGACCTCAAGCCTTGATGCCAAAGGGAGGGCCCAAGTAGCTCTTTGCTACACCTCCACAGTCAACCAcgatcttctcaagcaaCATATTCGCATGTCCCAACCTGACATGTAGCGTATGCGCACCTGCTCCTAAGGTGACCTCATGCTTCCGAACCCAAACGTTATCCGATGCAGCAAAGAACCAGCCATCGGCCGACGCCCATCCCTTGTCAGCAGCAttcttctcactctctgGAGTTCTCTTCTGCAGGGAATAGCTCTGGCCTTGTTCCTCGTCGATTCGGACGTCATACGTCAGAATATCTTCTGAGGAGAGATCCAGAGTCGTGCCGAAGTACAGTACCAACGTAGCGTTGGAAGTCTCGCTGAAGAGGTAAAATGGGTACTGAATGTAGGGAATCGAATCGGTGCTATCGGTGCCTGGGGCGAGGGTCAAAGAGCCAGTTTCTAGTCTACCAGCGTCAGGCAGAATTATGTACGGAGTCTCGAGGTGACAATCGGTAGCAGGGATAGACACAAAACTGTCCTGCTCAACGAAACCCTTGAAAGAGTTTGGGACACGTCTGCCATTGAGTAGCAGATGGACCTGTTCAAAGTCTCCTTCCTGAGATCGGACATCGATGAGTACCTCTTCGTTGAAGTCATCAGATACTTGAGCCCAATCAACCGAGATCTCAACCctggcatcttcttcacctggTACCAAGACCCCCGAGATCTTCGACAGTCTAATCCAACTCTTCGGCGCTGAAGCAGTCCAATGAATCTTTGGCGCTCCACGAGTGAAGATATCAAAGTTTCTCACCTCAGGTCCATACCGACTCATAGGCCGCAAAGTCAGCCCAGGAACAAGATCCCGTCTGCTTGGATGCGTTCTCTCAGACTCTTCATTAATCCGACCTGGTCTCACACCCTCATGcccctcaacagcaacacccaTCTGTCCAACAATAGGATTTGAGTTCTGACGTCTCTGAACAAAACATAATCCACCGATCATGTCGCGTGAAGGAGCATGCCATGTATCTTCATAGCCGTAGTGGGGCTGCATGAGAATATGGTTCCACTTCCCGTCTAAAAGGCTGTGATATTCTTCTGAGAGAGTGAAATCCTGGTCAAATGCGTCTAGAGCGATTTGAGTGTATGTGTTTGCTGAGTTTCGTCTTTGACGAGCGTATAGCTTGTTTAGCGCTTGACTCCAGCGCACTTTGTTGTAAATGTACGATGCTTTGGTAGGATGAAGAATAAGCTGGAAAGACGCTGCTTTTTCTGCTTTTGGAAAACGGGCATGTACCTTttcagcatcgtcaagaagctctctcCATCGACGATACACGGTATCGGCTTCTCTGTAATGCAAAACGGAGAAAGTCTCAGGTTCGATATGCTCATGCTTTCTTAAAGATAGGAGTCGATCATGTCGATGCCAGATTGATCCAACTTCATCCGCGAGCTCAGCGCCAAACTCTCGTTCTGCAGCTTGACGGAAGAAATGGGGGAGAGTATCGCgtttgatgctgttgatgtccCAAGCTAGCGCCATGGCGAAGGATATGGGAATTTCTTGAGGTTTTAGGTCGCCGACGTTGAAGACCCAGATTTGACGAGCGTTGTGATGGTACGCTTGTTGCAATTGGTGCCAGACTTTCCCCTTTGTACCCCATTAGCAGTTTATCTTGAGAGTGGGTTGAGACATACAAgagagttggtgttgatccaCTTATAACTTCGAGGATCTCCCACGTATTGAAGATGGTAGTATACCTATGCGATGGTCAGCGGACGTTGACAGTTCAAGAGAGGAACTTACACCAGCTCCGCCCTTCCTCTGAGCCTCTTCCTTTGTAGGAAGTCGACGGATCGTGCCAAAGTTGTCATCTTGGAACAGAAGCGTGACGTCATCTGGGACATTCAGCCGGCCTGTCTCAAACATCGACTGAACCTCTTTATAGATGGCGAACAGCTCTGCCCGAATTAGCCActtcccaacttcaagagGAGCAATACTCACGAGGTACACCATCTTCACTCCCATAAACCTTCTTAATAACCTGCCTCTGCGTCTCAATAGCATCCTGCACCACAGCAGCTGGATCCTCAGCCAACATCTTCTTATCATACTCTCCTCTGATACCCAGAGTAAAGTATGAATCACAGCCCTTAGCTCTACTAGCGCCGTGTTCAAAGAACTCGGTTATTTTCTGCTTGTTGGTCAACCAATTCCAGCTTCCGTCTGGATTTTCAGCGAACCACTCGTTTGAGAGTCTTTGCATTGGTTCGTGATGGGATGTTGATATGACGATGCCGTATTCATCTGCAAGCTTTTGATTGAGGGGATCGTCTGTGAAGAATGATGCGCCGGGGTTGGGATAGCCAGGCCACATTGCTGGCCAGAGGAAATTAGCCTGTATGTCGTTAGTGATGTTGCAGCTGAATGGTTAGATCATTTACTTTGAGTCTGAGTAGAAGTTCAAAGACTTTGACGTAGAACTTGGAGTTGTATCCTCCGAACTTCTCCCTCACCCAGCCTGTTAAAGCAGGTGCTTCATCGTTGAGAAAGATACCTCGATGTCGTACAGATGGCTCGCCGTGAATGGtttgcttctcaatggcGTATATGTcttcatggtgttttggtgGCACATCAGCCCACCAGTACCATCTGGTGAATGTCAGCGAATCTGGGTTGATTGACTGTGCTGGAATGACTTACGGTGAAACACCAATTTGTTCAGAGAGCGTGTagatgccaaagatggcacctCGCTTATCACTTCCAGCTATCACCAAAGCCCTCTCACACTTTCCGAGAGGCTGATCGATAATGGTCGTGCTGAATGTCTCCCATTTTCCCTCAATTTCCTGGGTATCAAGTTTACCCTGTTGCGCAAGCGTCTTGATGATCCCACTCGACGCAACACTGCCAACAATGATAACCGTTTTCGTCTGTATCTTGTCATAATCCGAATCAGACGATATCACAACCAACGGACTTGGCTCACCCTTCGTCACGCGAGCAAAGTCTTCAGCCAAGTCCCCTGCGGCGCGGATAACACCAGGGTAATCTGATTGGTCCACCACAATCGAGGCACCGACCAACGGGATTGACCCAGGCGAGGGTTTGAAGTCAACGATCTTTTCTTCAAACATGACCGAATGAGTTTACACAGATAAAATTTTATTTTTCGTGAAGAGTTTAATAACTCAGTTTGAGAAGTCGGTGTCAACTCCGAGATCGAGTCAGGTGATCCTGACTTTCCCCTCAATCGTTAGCTCGGTTTAATGTCATCCCGAATATTCCGCACTTAAAAACGAGAGCATCGTGGCCTTGGCAAACACGATGTCTTTCCCCTCATTTGCTCAGATCATAGCAATTTTCTATTATCGGGGAGAAGGCCGGTTTGCGAATTGCCCTTTTCAATGCTGCTTGGATTACCAAACATAATTATCTAGCTCTCGAGTACAGTATAATTTCTACAACGCGTAATGCCTCAGACCAATGCCCGCTGAATCGCATCCATGGCCATAGCAGTGACAACACCTCGGCTCCCGATCTTGAGTGGCTTAGTCGCGTAACTCCACAACCATGCTAACTCCCATCCACCATCAAGCTGCTGACTCTCCAACAAAACCTTAAGGTCTCTATTATTCTTCAAACCCAGAGATTGCGCACTCAAAGCTCTCATTGCAGCACCGAGAACATCCTCGTTGCATCCCATGCGCTCCTGTACACATTCAATAAGCAAATCTCTCATCCTCTGAAGGTTTGAGTCGGATGGACGTCTGGCGCAGAGGTCTGAGAGGATGTATAGAAACCAATCTGGAATCTTGTAATAACGACTGCCGTGGAGAAACGACCTGGTCTCTAGTACACGACAGAGATATTCGTAGACACCGGGGAGTTTATCGGACCAACTGTTGATTgtgaagaagcgaaagacaTTTGCGCAGACGCAGTGGCAGAATCGCGGGCGGTTCTTATCAAACCATGCCTAGGAAATCATGAGATTGGAGAAGAGACATCTTGCTGGCTTAGCACTTACTTCCGGAAGACCGTCTTGATTGACGTATGATAATATCACATCCCTCGCTTTGACCTTTTGTTCCATAGACATATCTTCTATCATGGTCATTGCCAAACACGTCGTGTCGGGATCATCCGGGTATGTTGTGCCATCATACGTAGGACTACCATGGAAGTAATTCCAAGTATCGCCCTCGTTCTTCAGCACGATAAGGTCTCTATGATGAGAATAAACCAAAGAAATAGTACCAAGATCTGCGTCAAAGACTTACCGGTCTCCTGTATGATGCAAGATGAGCAGCTGAGAGAAGTTATCCGGCTGAAGGTTGCCTGTATTCATCGTGCAGAAAAGATTCTTTGCATTCTTGTTCAAGTACGTCTTTGCGCGAGCAGCGGGATCCCCTAGCATGTTGTGGAGAACTCTTATCAGCTCCTCTGTAGTGGTAAAAACGATGCCTTTTAATCCTAGGCATTGCGCATTGACAACGCTGCCGACTTTGTCGTCAATGAAGATGCAATTCGATGCTGATTCTTgtatcttctccaagaaggcGCTGTAGATACCCATTTCTGGCTTTCTCCGTTGCAAATCGGAAGAAGCGATGAATTGATCGATGATACCCCAgtcctcaatctcatccttgaggagAGTAAGTTCTGGTCCTGGGATATTGGACAGGCAGCAGATTTTGACTGTTGGATAAGCGgtcttcaagtctttgatggCAGGTATCAGTGCTTTGTTTGGTTGCATTCCGTCTTTCATCTGTTCTAGGGCCTCTGTCCAGGTCTCCAAGTCAATCTTGAAGGTTTGGGAGACTTCTTCATAGGCCTCTTGCCTGGAGACTTTGCCCCTTTCGTATTCATGCCAGTATGGCGAGTCGAGAGCACTCTTGACTTGGGTTGAGGTCAGACCGACTGTGTTCTTGGATGTGTAGTTGAGGAGCACTCCGCCCAAGTCAAGGACGACTGTTGTATAGTTTTGACGATGCATGCTGGTGGTATATGTCTCATACAATAGAAAAGAGGAGCTTCGGCATTGGTAGATGTATTCGAGGCAACGATCTCTTATATAAAAACGAGAAGTGCTTAACTTATTATATTGGCATCAATTGTGACCCAAGGTCAGGCAATCACTATCCGAAAGCGCAATGCTATAAATGTCAGCAAAGCTGCAGGTGTATGTGATATGCTGCAGGTCGCTAAACCAAAAATGCATCACATCTTAGTCCAAGAAGATTTCATTTACCGAAAATGGTAATCGATGTCACTTCCCGTCGCGGATCAGTAATCATTGTTGACTAGTGATGGGGTCTTGATTGGCCGGGAATGCGATTGGTCAGGAAGGATTATCTCACCAAAGCCTGGCGTTGCAGTGAGCTGACTGGACGTGAAGATCAGTCACGATACGGGAAATAGCCGAGCTGAGATGTTGACTGTCTGTCTCACGTCATGAGAAACGAAAATAACGGATTAAGATATGGCATATAGGTAACACGGGGTACATAAGGTTTGAGCACATGCTGACCTGCTATGCTGAACATCTAATTATATAGAGGGCCAGGTAAggtgtcaagaccaagagaaCCATTCTCTTAATTCATCTACCAGTTTGTATCTTAAAGACCTGATATTGTATAAACTAGGTGGAAAGCAGGAAGTATTATGCTTTGCCTATACTATTCCTAGCTCTGATTACGCATCCCTGATTTATTCTAATATTCCAATACTAGAACTGCCTCTTTAGCGGGTGTTGTAAACAGGTCTAAACAGTTATCGAGTCGGTTCCTGAGCTGACTATATCTGCGATCCAGCGAGAATATGTTAAGCCTATGGATCTGCCTGCCCCTGATCTGACTCTGTCTTCCATTGTTGTACAGTCCGTCGAGCCGAAGCTGGTATACTGCCCGGACTGACTTTGATAAGAGTGTTGTTTTGAATTGATAGATaccacagctgatggctcaaATCACGCGCCTCGCACGTTAATATATTCTATGCCGCACATAGTTGCAATAATGGAAGTATTAAGCTCACCTCTCCTGCCTGCATTTTCAAGCCCTAAACTTCAGACCTCTGTCAATCAACGGCAATAGGCCATCTAGCCACTGTGCTGCTACTATACCATATCCGATActaagttctctctgcttATATAAATGTCCAGCGACAAGTCTCAGGCGCAAAGAACACAGACAGTCCACAACTGGGACATGCGAAGCCAATACATCTTATATTTCAGCTGCAACTCTCAAAATCCAAGCGGAATATCTGGAATGACATACACATCGTTGTTATTCGTCGGTCTCGATTAGACCTCTACCTGATGAGTGGCGGTGCAACTAGGAGCTGAAAGTCGATGGAACTTTGGCAAAGAGGCGTCCCTTACCACGTAGAAGAGGTTAGAGAAGACAGAATTTAATCAGTCAGGTCCAAAGAGAGAGGGCTGATTTATTATGTAAGTGGCT
Proteins encoded:
- a CDS encoding glycosyl hydrolase family 17, with product MKLFGSIGAVAAALMLLPGQALAGQYKGFSMGANRADGACKYTADWKKDFQTIKSWNKGFNAVRLYSADDCNTLVKAVPAAKQTGMKILVGVWATDDAHFGRDKAALLKVIKQYGTDWIAAISVGSEDLYRKDISPDKLAQQIYDVRGMVRQFNKNLKVGHTDTWTAWVDGRNDVVTKACDIAITNGFPYWQGVPIKEALQKKTFQNSYWSVQKHVKAVNSKAAVWVGETGWPTKGPNYQKAAATTASLQSYYNNVGCWLWQQKDASGFWFTAFDAPLATPEVEKYFGIANKDRKLKFTLTC